A stretch of Argiope bruennichi chromosome 10, qqArgBrue1.1, whole genome shotgun sequence DNA encodes these proteins:
- the LOC129989024 gene encoding protein tyrosine phosphatase type IVA 1-like, whose product MTMKQKLMRPGPSEIVFKNMRFLIMDRPTDATINTFIEELKKKNVTEVVRVCEPTYKTDVLEKHGIKVLDWQFDDGSPPPNKIVHDWFDLLRKRFKEENDCYVAVHCVAGLGRAPVLVAIALMELGMKYEDAVELIRQKRRGAINAKQLAYLQKYRPKSRLKTQNGLKQCCIQ is encoded by the exons ATGACGATGAAGCAGAAACTTATGCGCCCCGGACCATCTGAAATTGTCTTCAAGAACATGAGATTCCTCATTATGGACAGGCCAACGGATGCCACCATCAATACATTTATAGAG gagttgaagaaaaagaatgtCACTGAAGTTGTGAGAGTTTGTGAACCCACCTATAAAACAGATGTTTTGGAAAAACATGGCATTAAAGTCTtg GATTGGCAGTTTGATGATGGCTCTCCACCTCCAAACAAAATAGTTCATGATTGGTTTGATCTGCTGCGTAAAAGGTTCAAAGAAGAAAATGACTGTTATGTAGCTGTGCATTGTGTGGCTGGACTTGGCAg AGCTCCAGTATTAGTAGCTATTGCTCTTATGGAATTGGGGATGAAATACGAAGATGCTGTGGAATTGATTCGACA GAAACGTCGCGGTGCCATTAATGCCAAGCAACTTGCTTACCTCCAGAAGTACCGTCCCAAGTCCCGCCTGAAGACCCAGAATGGCTTGAAGCAGTGCTGCATCCAGTAG